Proteins encoded in a region of the Candidatus Saccharimonadia bacterium genome:
- a CDS encoding cell division/cell wall cluster transcriptional repressor MraZ yields MDFFERKLDDKNRLTIPSELRHEFEGGRVVITKGFAKYLHLYTEKVWNEDMEAALKGDILDERTADLNVQFRSGKTASGMDAKQGRITLEQHLLEYAGIGKEVVAVRAGKYWRISAKP; encoded by the coding sequence GTGGACTTCTTCGAACGAAAACTTGACGACAAGAACCGTCTGACGATTCCGTCAGAGTTGCGTCACGAATTCGAAGGCGGTCGGGTGGTGATCACCAAGGGTTTTGCTAAATACCTGCATCTGTACACTGAAAAAGTTTGGAACGAAGATATGGAAGCGGCGCTCAAAGGCGATATTCTCGACGAGCGCACGGCCGATCTTAACGTTCAATTTCGCAGCGGTAAGACGGCTTCGGGCATGGATGCCAAGCAGGGTCGGATTACCTTAGAGCAGCATCTTCTGGAATACGCCGGAATAGGCAAGGAGGTGGTGGCGGTGCGAGCCGGTAAATACTGGCGCATATCCGCGAAGCCCTAA
- the rsmH gene encoding 16S rRNA (cytosine(1402)-N(4))-methyltransferase RsmH: protein MNQSEVNQPVLHQPVLLRQVIEVLDPQPGETYLDGTAGYGGHAAPILALLGLTGQAFLVDRDANATQALARRFGEGAVVIHADFLEAADRLLEEGRLVDMILLDLGVSSPQLDNAGRGFSFKADAPLDMRMDRSQSYTAADVVNRMSERELERIIRTYGEEPKARAVARALVAARPFATTGELAKVVRSAALKGDIDAATRTFQAIRIEVNGELDLLQAALPKLTKLLSSGGRLVIISFHSLEDRIVKQFFEYESRDCICPPKQPVCTCDHVAGLRKITVKPIVSDSDEIAINPRARSAKLRAAEKINKNKRRD, encoded by the coding sequence ATGAACCAATCCGAAGTGAACCAGCCGGTGCTTCACCAACCAGTACTGCTTCGCCAGGTCATTGAGGTGCTCGACCCCCAACCGGGGGAGACGTACCTCGACGGCACGGCAGGATACGGCGGCCATGCGGCGCCGATTTTGGCGTTGCTGGGACTAACCGGCCAGGCATTTTTGGTAGACCGGGATGCGAATGCTACCCAGGCGTTGGCGCGGCGGTTTGGCGAGGGGGCGGTCGTGATTCACGCCGATTTTCTGGAAGCAGCCGACCGGTTGCTCGAGGAGGGCAGGCTGGTGGATATGATCTTGCTCGATCTGGGAGTATCGTCACCACAACTTGACAATGCGGGAAGAGGATTTAGTTTTAAGGCCGACGCGCCGCTTGATATGCGCATGGACCGGTCGCAGTCGTATACGGCGGCGGATGTGGTCAATCGCATGAGCGAGCGGGAGCTGGAGCGGATCATCCGGACCTACGGTGAAGAGCCCAAAGCCCGGGCGGTGGCGCGAGCCCTGGTGGCGGCGCGGCCGTTTGCGACCACGGGTGAGCTCGCCAAGGTGGTGCGGTCGGCGGCGCTCAAAGGCGACATCGATGCGGCCACCCGGACGTTCCAGGCGATTCGCATTGAGGTCAATGGCGAGCTTGATCTTTTGCAAGCAGCGCTACCGAAGCTCACAAAACTCTTGAGCTCTGGCGGGAGGCTTGTTATAATAAGCTTCCACTCGTTGGAAGACCGCATTGTAAAACAGTTCTTTGAATACGAATCTCGAGATTGTATCTGCCCCCCAAAGCAGCCCGTGTGTACGTGTGATCACGTGGCGGGCCTGCGAAAAATTACCGTCAAACCAATCGTCTCGGATTCCGATGAAATTGCTATCAATCCGCGCGCACGGAGTGCAAAGCTCCGGGCCGCCGAAAAAATAAACAAAAACAAAAGGAGGGACTAA